From a region of the Ruminococcaceae bacterium KH2T8 genome:
- a CDS encoding NAD(P)-dependent dehydrogenase, short-chain alcohol dehydrogenase family: MAFAEEGANIIAFDLGERIEYPAYNRSSNEDLEKLKAEVESIGGKILIYAGDVRNASDVKEAVDRGVREFGGIDILFSNAGIAAYGYSWELTEEQWDALIDVNLKGGFLVSKYVIPHLIEKKSGVTIYNSSVAGLRGFGRMSHYAASKHGLVGLTKSQAIELAPYGIRVVSIHPTGVNTPMNDGLAELEGTTPTEIAERSAGNLLKTPWIETDDVVEAVKFVASDKARFITGSQFVLDAGLLTR; this comes from the coding sequence TTGGCTTTTGCCGAAGAAGGAGCAAACATAATAGCATTCGACCTCGGCGAGAGGATCGAGTATCCTGCATATAACAGATCTTCGAACGAAGACCTCGAGAAGCTTAAGGCGGAAGTAGAATCTATAGGCGGAAAGATCCTTATCTACGCAGGTGACGTGCGAAACGCATCGGATGTAAAGGAAGCTGTAGACAGAGGTGTCAGGGAATTCGGAGGGATCGACATCCTTTTCAGTAACGCAGGTATCGCGGCATACGGATATTCGTGGGAGCTTACGGAAGAGCAGTGGGATGCGCTGATCGACGTGAACCTCAAGGGAGGATTCCTCGTCTCAAAATATGTGATCCCTCACCTGATCGAAAAGAAGAGCGGAGTCACAATCTACAATTCATCTGTAGCAGGTCTTCGCGGCTTTGGCAGAATGAGCCACTATGCAGCAAGCAAGCACGGACTCGTAGGACTTACCAAGTCCCAGGCTATAGAGCTTGCGCCTTACGGCATCCGTGTAGTATCGATCCACCCTACAGGTGTAAATACACCAATGAACGACGGTTTGGCAGAGCTTGAAGGGACGACTCCCACCGAGATCGCCGAGAGATCCGCGGGTAACCTTCTTAAGACTCCATGGATCGAGACTGACGATGTCGTTGAGGCGGTTAAGTTCGTAGCAAGCGACAAGGCCAGATTTATAACAGGAAGCCAGTTTGTTCTCGATGCGGGACTGCTGACGAGATAA
- a CDS encoding RecF/RecN/SMC N terminal domain-containing protein, whose protein sequence is MTNEDLILWLNQQNVWVIDAVKTFYSKGEFSNDDINRFAEECLNEAYGTKKTIELGNINLLHKNDRECFAIESIENIEGVNALASGKKLSFEPDGITVIYGENGVGKSGYIRIIKQLADAKYKEELKQNVYKNSRKNNQSCDVCVRVDGIESELKCDLNIAGEHSVFRDIDIFDTQISNAYICNENEASYEPWIFAMFREIAHAATMVKNELERQIHELDSFELHVPPEYADTSFGKMIQSIVAETVIDNRLFAWCECDEETLSQKEKEANIDATNNRIGSLSNEIYQLKSIQSYFLKFEKYYSEENIKNIQAAKAEWQKCAQEQLAAQIVFRDEASELEKDSISNSAWKALWRDAYQYYETLLKSKGIVRYTEEKGVCPLCGQELINPNVVQRMKRLDEYLNGKVSQRVNKSKTEYFDLLKQFPDVWSYEQLSVMLDACDVGVEKDNILCLSEQLIIHSNRISKDEVDSIDLSGINISLVIDEIGNLIQTKLEAKKRAEEHLQDDAIKCLVNEINELKAKKYASGLLERIQKRVDYLNNVEVYGRAIKYTATNKLTSKIRMLGDELITDDYIRRFNEELLHLTNGNIKAKLIQGKAVKGRVQYKIVLEGLVDTKSNPSDILSEGERRVVSLAAFFAEASGRTVSCPLIFDDPISSLDQKYETLVIKRLVEAAENRQVIVFTHRLSMVVGIEDECPPTIKIRGVDLLSNPSIKGVPSESANISGKITKKLNNLKNETLSRARKMDEFSDEYKSTVHYICQQIRIFVEKSIEDTLLNGIVIRYRKSIQTLNKMSWLSQINPNDCSFVEHMMTKYSYYDHAMADETPLQEFTLDEIERDIDSIVTWLDEIKKRQGSK, encoded by the coding sequence ATGACGAATGAAGATCTTATTTTGTGGTTGAATCAACAGAATGTATGGGTAATAGACGCTGTAAAGACTTTTTACTCCAAAGGTGAGTTTTCTAATGATGATATTAATAGATTTGCAGAAGAGTGTTTAAACGAAGCATATGGTACTAAAAAAACCATTGAATTAGGAAATATAAACTTGCTACACAAGAATGATAGAGAATGTTTTGCTATAGAGTCAATAGAAAATATAGAGGGTGTTAATGCACTTGCATCAGGAAAAAAGCTTTCATTTGAACCAGATGGGATTACGGTTATATACGGAGAAAATGGAGTTGGAAAATCTGGATATATAAGAATAATTAAGCAACTTGCAGACGCGAAATATAAGGAAGAATTAAAGCAGAATGTATATAAAAACTCTAGGAAGAATAACCAATCATGTGATGTTTGTGTTCGTGTTGATGGAATTGAAAGTGAATTGAAATGTGATTTAAACATAGCTGGTGAGCATAGCGTATTCAGAGATATTGATATATTTGACACTCAGATATCTAATGCATATATATGTAATGAAAATGAAGCATCATACGAGCCGTGGATATTTGCAATGTTTAGAGAAATTGCTCATGCCGCAACTATGGTGAAAAATGAATTAGAGCGTCAGATTCACGAACTAGATTCGTTTGAATTGCATGTCCCGCCTGAATATGCAGATACTTCTTTTGGTAAAATGATACAGTCTATTGTTGCAGAAACTGTAATTGATAATAGATTATTTGCTTGGTGTGAGTGTGACGAAGAAACACTATCACAAAAAGAAAAAGAAGCGAATATAGACGCTACGAATAATAGAATAGGTAGTTTATCGAATGAAATATATCAATTGAAGAGTATTCAGAGTTATTTTTTAAAATTTGAAAAGTATTATTCGGAAGAGAATATTAAAAATATACAAGCCGCAAAAGCAGAGTGGCAGAAGTGTGCTCAGGAACAGTTAGCTGCGCAGATTGTTTTTAGAGATGAGGCATCAGAATTGGAAAAAGATAGTATATCTAATTCTGCGTGGAAGGCTTTATGGCGAGACGCTTATCAGTATTATGAGACGCTTTTAAAATCAAAAGGTATTGTTCGTTATACCGAAGAAAAGGGTGTATGTCCTTTGTGTGGGCAAGAATTGATAAATCCTAATGTAGTTCAAAGGATGAAACGTTTAGATGAGTATTTGAATGGAAAAGTGAGTCAACGTGTTAATAAATCTAAGACGGAATACTTTGATCTGTTAAAACAGTTTCCAGATGTTTGGTCTTATGAACAACTATCTGTAATGCTCGATGCGTGTGATGTTGGTGTAGAAAAAGATAATATTCTTTGTTTGTCTGAACAATTAATTATCCACAGCAATAGAATATCGAAAGATGAAGTAGATAGTATTGACTTATCCGGGATTAATATATCATTGGTTATTGATGAAATTGGTAACTTGATACAAACTAAATTGGAAGCAAAAAAAAGAGCAGAAGAACATTTACAAGATGATGCAATAAAGTGTTTAGTTAATGAGATTAATGAGCTGAAAGCAAAAAAGTACGCATCTGGATTATTGGAAAGAATTCAGAAACGAGTCGATTATCTAAATAATGTTGAAGTATATGGTAGAGCAATAAAATACACTGCTACGAATAAGTTGACTAGCAAAATTAGAATGTTAGGAGATGAACTGATTACCGATGATTATATAAGAAGATTCAACGAAGAATTGCTTCATCTTACAAACGGAAATATAAAAGCAAAGTTGATTCAAGGGAAAGCGGTTAAGGGTAGAGTTCAGTACAAAATTGTACTAGAGGGACTAGTAGATACTAAAAGTAATCCTAGTGATATTCTTAGCGAGGGCGAAAGAAGAGTAGTTTCTTTGGCAGCTTTTTTTGCTGAGGCATCAGGTAGGACTGTATCATGTCCACTTATATTTGATGATCCTATTTCGTCTTTGGATCAGAAATATGAGACTTTGGTCATAAAACGGTTAGTTGAAGCAGCTGAAAATAGGCAGGTGATTGTATTCACTCATAGATTGTCAATGGTTGTAGGAATTGAAGATGAATGTCCCCCAACCATTAAAATCCGTGGAGTTGATTTGTTAAGTAATCCATCAATAAAGGGAGTTCCATCGGAGTCAGCCAATATTAGTGGCAAAATTACGAAGAAACTTAACAATTTAAAGAACGAAACTCTTTCAAGGGCAAGAAAAATGGATGAATTTTCCGATGAATATAAATCGACCGTTCATTATATTTGTCAACAAATACGTATTTTTGTTGAGAAAAGTATTGAAGATACCTTGTTGAATGGAATAGTAATCAGGTATAGAAAATCAATTCAGACACTTAATAAAATGTCTTGGCTTTCCCAAATTAACCCCAATGATTGTAGTTTTGTGGAACATATGATGACGAAATATTCATACTATGATCATGCAATGGCAGATGAAACTCCTTTGCAGGAATTCACATTGGATGAGATTGAAAGAGATATTGATTCTATTGTTACATGGTTAGATGAGATCAAGAAACGCCAAGGATCAAAATGA
- a CDS encoding Methyltransferase domain-containing protein, with protein MTNTNEYYNINSQDFFNSTVSADVSYLYDRFLQYIPENGKILDVGCGSGRDAKAFKDRGYAVDAIDGSEELVRLATEYAGIPVRQKFYEELDAVEEYDGIWACASLLHVEYKMLPDILGKINRALKNDGILYMSFKLGDHDGERDGRYFTDMNDERFNALNTEELGLILVDKWQTRDARPDRDVEWYNVILRKV; from the coding sequence ATGACTAATACTAACGAATACTACAATATAAACTCACAAGACTTCTTCAACTCAACTGTATCTGCAGATGTTTCATATTTGTATGACAGATTCCTGCAGTACATTCCTGAGAATGGAAAGATCCTTGATGTAGGATGCGGTTCCGGACGCGACGCTAAAGCATTCAAAGACAGAGGTTATGCTGTTGATGCTATTGACGGTAGTGAAGAGCTTGTAAGATTAGCTACAGAGTATGCCGGTATCCCTGTTAGGCAGAAGTTCTATGAAGAGTTGGATGCAGTTGAAGAATACGATGGAATCTGGGCATGTGCATCGCTGCTTCATGTCGAATACAAAATGCTCCCGGATATTCTCGGTAAGATCAACAGAGCATTAAAGAATGACGGAATTCTTTATATGTCATTTAAGCTTGGTGATCACGATGGAGAACGTGACGGAAGATACTTTACTGATATGAATGATGAGAGATTCAATGCATTAAATACAGAAGAATTAGGATTAATTCTTGTTGATAAATGGCAAACCAGAGATGCCAGACCGGATAGAGATGTGGAATGGTATAACGTGATACTCAGGAAGGTTTAA
- a CDS encoding NTP pyrophosphatase, house-cleaning of non-canonical NTPs encodes MKQETIDRIRKFTEDRDWDQFHSPSNLAKSLVIEAAELLECFQWDNDNYDIQHVKEELADVIVYTQNLLDKLNLDPDEIVNMKMDQNEAKYPVEKAKGKNDKYDRL; translated from the coding sequence ATGAAACAGGAAACAATAGACAGGATAAGAAAATTCACAGAAGACAGAGATTGGGATCAATTTCATAGTCCGTCTAATCTGGCTAAATCTTTGGTAATCGAAGCAGCAGAACTTCTTGAGTGTTTCCAGTGGGACAACGATAACTATGACATTCAGCATGTTAAAGAAGAATTAGCAGATGTAATCGTATACACTCAAAATCTACTAGACAAACTGAATCTGGATCCTGATGAAATAGTAAACATGAAGATGGATCAGAATGAAGCAAAATACCCAGTTGAAAAGGCCAAGGGCAAAAATGATAAGTATGATCGGTTGTGA